The Gymnogyps californianus isolate 813 chromosome 5, ASM1813914v2, whole genome shotgun sequence genome contains a region encoding:
- the CHGA gene encoding chromogranin-A produces MSRPGLLAVLLLAVPATSLPVTNDMNKGDTKVMKCIVEVISDTLSKPNPLPISEECLETLRGDERIISILRHQNLLKELQEIAAQGANERTQQQKKNSGFEDELSEVLESQNDKNKRRDAAGERPEEEQPTGSLAELAAQKTQQNEDSREEGKNSLEERDPRPRDADPGEKEDREEAESNEIGNTEDAQRNEALDNHISKDFSKDEQQQQGDEEEQPRGPRDSLELEDEGEQPSRQGQEQSKEATGERVEREDDGGDDAAEEDPTEAERSFDLAEEDEEAEEMQGDDNNDDALGFGKDGQSLEEEEEEEEEQPRALRGGRHHLEDEGMQGEEDTFQPRDAKSTEMEEESSREWEDSKRWNKMDELAKQLTSKKRMEENDSGEDPDRSMKMAFRSRKYDFSSPEEDVRRSWKHHSKEDSSEGGFPLAPLPEEKKDEEGSANRRMEDQELESLAAIEAELERVAHKLHELRRG; encoded by the exons ATGAGCCGCCCAGGACTGCTCGCCGTCCTGCTCCTGGCCGTGCCGG CCACCTCCCTTCCTGTGACAAACGACATGAATAAAGGCGACACTAAG GTGATGAAATGCATTGTAGAGGTCATCTCTGATACTTTATCGAAGCCAAATCCTCTGCCGATCAGCGAGGAATGCCTAGAAACACTCAGAGGAG ATGAACGAATCATTTCTATCCTTCGCCACCAAAATTTATTGAAGGAACTTCAGGAAATTGCTGCTCAAG GTGCCAATGAGAGAactcagcagcagaagaaaaacagtggcTTTGAAGATGAACTTTCCGAAGTCCTTGAAAGTCAGAATGACAAGAACAAGCGGAGAG ATGCAGCAGGGGAGCGCCCTGAAGAGGAGCAGCCCACGGGGTCCCTGGCTGAGCTGGCAGCACAGAAAACCCAGCAAAATGAAGATTcaagagaggagggaaagaacagcctggaggagagggacCCCAGGCCACGGGATGCCGACCCTGGCGAGAAGGAAGATcgggaggaagcagagagcaatGAGATCGGGAACACAGAGGATGCCCAGCGAAACGAAGCTTTGGACAACCACATCAGCAAAGACTTCAGCAAggatgagcagcagcagcaaggggaTGAAGAGGAGCAGCCCAGAGGCCCCAGGGACAGCCTGGAGCTTGAGGACGAGGGAGAGCAGCCAtccaggcagggccaggagcagagcAAGGAGGCGACAGGGGAGCGTGTGGAGCGGGAGGATGACGGAGGAGACGATGCTGCAGAGGAGGACCCTACCGAAGCAGAGAGGTCATTTGATTTGGCTGAGGAGGACGAGGAGGCTGAAGAGATGCAGGGAGACGACA ATAACGACGATGCTCTGGGATTTGGCAAGGACGGGCAgagcttggaggaggaggaggaggaggaggaagagcagccccGGGCACTGAGAGGAGGAAGGCATCACCTGGAGGATGAGGGGATGCAGGGGGAGGAAGACACCTTCCAGCCCAGGGATGCCAAAAGCAcggagatggaggaggagtcCTCCAGGGAGTGGGAAGACTCCAAGAGGTGGAACAAAATGGATGAGCTGGCCAAGCAGCTGACATCAAAGAAGCGCATGGAGGAAAATGATAGTGGGGAAGACCCAGACAGGTCCATGAAAATGGCATTTAGGTCCCGCAAGTATGACTTCAGTAGTCCAGAGGAAGATGTGAGAAGGTCATGGAAGCATCACTCGAAGGAGGACAGCAGTGAAGGAGGCTTCCCGCTTGCTCCCCTGCCCgaagaaaagaaggatgagGAAGGCAGTGCTAACAGGAGAATGGAG GACCAGGAGCTGGAGAGCCTGGCCGCCATCGAGGCCGAGCTGGAGCGCGTCGCCCACAAGCTGCACGAGCTGAGGCGAGGCTGA